One segment of Brassica napus cultivar Da-Ae chromosome C3, Da-Ae, whole genome shotgun sequence DNA contains the following:
- the BNAC03G65830D gene encoding uncharacterized protein BNAC03G65830D — protein sequence MENNKVAEAKFEEAPTWVCWDIENCPIPKGCKAEEISQKISSALSKLNYRGPISISAYGNMNHIPPSVKKALSSTGVVLNHLHINSRGHYIFDKLSGWVHNRTPDPANLMVISRDESLSYFLSKWQTDKRNVLLAHPPNPSDSFVASAKTTWLWNSLCKNLT from the exons ATGGAAAACAACAAGGTGGCGGAGGCTAAATTTGAGGAGGCTCCAACGTGGGTTTGTTGGGACATTGAGAACTGTCCGATTCCCAAGGGTTGCAAAGCCGAGGAGATCTCTCAGAAGATAAGCTCGGCGTTGAGTAAGTTGAACTACCGTGGTCCAATCTCTATCTCTGCCTATGGCAACATGAATCACATTCCTCCTTCCGTCAAGAAAGCTCTCTCTTCCACTGGAGTTGTTCTTAATCACCTCCACATCAACTCCA GAGGCCACTATATTTTCGACAAATTATCGGGTTGGGTACATAATCGAACTCCAGATCCAGCAAATTTAATGGTCATCTCCCGTGACGAATCTCTATCTTATTTTCTTAGCAAATGGCAGACGGATAAACGCAACGTTCTTCTAGCACATCCTCCTAATCCTTCGGACTCATTCGTGGCTTCTGCAAAGACCACATGGCTGTGGAATAGCTTGTGTAAGAACCTTACATAA